The DNA sequence CTCGCAATGGATTACCGGAGCTCCGGCCCGAACCTGGGTACACCGCCTGCGCCACCAGGTGGATGCTATCCTTGTCGGGGTGGGAACTGTTATGGCCGACGATCCTCAGCTCACCACCCGGCTGCCTAGAGGACAGGGCAAAGACCCCATCCGACTCGTGCTTGACAGCCGTCTACGCCTGCCACTTAACGCCAAGGTGCTGACGCAAATCTCTGCTGCCCCTACCTGGATGGTTTGCACCCCCTCGGCGCCTTCAGAAAAAATCACCGCTATCCAGGAACTGGGGGCGGAGGTTATAATCACTCCCGCCATCGAGAACCGGGTCGAGCTTCGAACCTTGCTGAAAATTTTAGGGGAGCGCCGCATTCAGAGCCTTTTAGTGGAAGGCGGCGCCGAGGTTCAGGGCGCCTTCTTTGACGCCGGCCTGGTGGATAAATTCCACCTCTTCCTGGCCCCGAAATTTATCGGTGGCCGCCAGGCCCCTGGTATTCTGGGCGGCCTGGGTGCCTCCCGCCTGGCCGAAGCCCAGCTAGCCCACGATCTTTCCATACGTCGGATCGGCGAAGATATCCTCATTAGCGGCTACCTTACCACCCCTGCAGGATAAAAGGGATGGTGGGCGGTGCCCACCCTACACTATTTGGGCATCTGCAGGAACTCAACCTGATATTGCTCGTCCGGCATATAATTCTTGCATCTCATAGAATAAGTGTTAAAATATTAATTTTTTATGATTTTATCGGGAGTGAACCTATGATCAAAGCGGTTCGGGGTATGAAAGACCTGCTGCCCCCGGAAACAGCCCGCTGGCATTACCTTGAAACCGTGGCCCGCGCCGTCTTTGTCTCGTATGGGTTTCAGGAGATTCGCCTGCCTTTGTTGGAGCGCACCGAGCTCTTCAGCCGTTCTATCGGTGCCAGCACCGATATCGTGGAAAAGGAAATGTATACCTTCCTTGACCGGCGGGGCGAGTCTATGACCTTGCGGCCGGAGGCTACCGCTTCGGTAGTGAGGGCCTTTATTGAGAACCGGCTTGACCAGGGTGCCGAGGTGAAGAAGTATTTCACCATGGGCCCGATGTTTCGTTATGAGCGGCCTCAAAAAGGTCGCTATCGTCAGTTTCACCAGATCAACTGCGAGGCCATCGGAGGAGAGGCGCCGGAGCTGGACGCTGAACTGATTCTTTTGCTTATGGAAATCTTTCGCCGTCTTAAGGTAACCGGTCTCGAACTGGTGGTGAATTCCTTGGGCTGTCCTCAATGTCGTCCGGCCTATCTTATGGAGCTCACTGCGTTGTTTGCCCGGGGTCTGCGCGACCTCTGTCCGGACTGCCAACGCCGGAGCGCCGCCAACCCTCTCCGGGTTTTCGATTGCAAGTCCAAGACGTGCCAGGAACTTTTGGCTCAGGTGCCAACTATCTCCGATAAACTCTGTGACAATTGCCAGCGCCATGAGGCTCGCGTCCTGGAACTTTTAGACCGCTTTCAGGTTCCCTATCGGCGCAATCCCCGGTTGGTACGCGGTTTGGATTATTACACCCGCACCGCCTTTGAGGTAGTCACGACGCAATTGGGGGCGCAGGACGCGGTGGCCGGCGGCGGCAGGTATAATGGTCTGATCAAAGATCTGGGCGGCCCCGACCTTCCCGCTATCGGTTTCGCCATCGGTCAGGAACGGTTGGCTACTCTCTTAAGTCAGCAAGACGCCGACTTGTTGCAGCAACCGCTTCTCTTCGTGGCCGTTCTGGGTGAGGCGGCTCGGGATCGGGCCTTCGAATTGGTCCAGGCTCTCAGGCATCAGGGCTACGTCGCAGACCTGGACTTCACCAACCGCTCTCTCAAGGCTCAAATGACTATGGCCAATCGACGGGGCGCCGCCTGGGTGTTAATCCTGGGGGATCAGGAACTTGCCGACGGCCGGGCGCCGTTGAAAGACATGCGCCGCGGCGAACAGCATCTGGTCTCGCTGGATACTCTGCCTCAAATCCTGGCCGACCTGCAGCCGGAGCTAAAAGGAGTCTAATGTGTTGGATTCACTGGACGGCATGCAGCGCACGCATTCATGCGGCGGGCTGCGCCTCGATGATTTAAATAAAGAAGTGATTCTCATGGGCTGGGTGCAGCGCCGCCGGGATCACGGCGGCCTGATTTTCGTGGACTTGCGCGACCGGGAAGGCCTTACCCAGGTGGTCTTCAACCCTGAAGTCAACGATCTGGCCCATGCCAAAGCCGATATTCTGCGGAGCGAATTTGTCATTGCTATCCGGGGCGTGGTTATCGCCCGACCCGAGGGCATGGCTAACCCCAGTCTGCCAACCGGTGAGATAGAGGTAGCGGCGTCGGAACTGCGCCTGCTGAACACTTCTCTGACGCCGCCCTATGAGCTGGAAGACTTTAAACTCGATACCTCCGAGGCCATTCGCTTGCGCTACCGTTATCTGGATCTGAGGCGACCCGGCCTGATGCGCAATCTCAGGCTGCGCCACCGAGCCGCCCAGGTGGTGCGCAACTATCTGAACCAGCAGGGTTTCATCGAAGTTGAGACGCCGGTATTAACCCGCAGCACCCCGGAGGGAGCGCGAGACTACCTGGTACCGAGCCGCACCAACCCCGGTCGGTTTTTCGCTCTGCCTCAGTCCCCCCAGCTCTTCAAGCAGCTTTTGATGATGGCCGGCCTGGAGCGTTACTATCAGCTCTGCCGTTGTTTCCGGGATGAAGACCTGCGTGCCGACCGGCAGCCGGAATTCACCCAGATTGATATGGAAATGTCCTTCATTTCCGAAGAGGATATTTATGATGTGGTTGAAGGGATGATGGCCATCCTCTTTAAAGAGATTTTAGGCCGGGAAGTTACTCTTCCCTTCCCTCGACTCACGTATGCCGAATGTATCTCGCGCTTTGGCGTGGATCGACCCGACCGGCGTTTCGGCCTGGAGCTGGTGGAGGTCACCGACCTGGTGGCCGGGTCCGATTTTCGCACGTTTGCGGATGTCGCCGCCCGCGGAGGCGTAGTGAAGGCCATTAACGGCAAAGGCCTGGCCCGCCTGCCCCGCAAGGAGCTGGACGAACTGACCGGCTTTGTAGGCATCTACGGGGCGAAAGGATTAGCCTGGATCAAGTTGACTCCCACGGGATGGCAGTCCCCTCTGACCAAATTTTTCACCCCTGAGCAGCAGGCTGCCATAAACGACCGCCTCCAAGCCCGACAGGGAGACCTCTTGATGTTTGTTGCCGATATTCCCCAGATCGTCCATACCGCCTTGGGCCAACTCCGTCTTCACCTGGGGAAGAAAGAACATCTAATCCTGCCCGAGACCTATGACTTCTGCTGGGTAACCCACTTTCCGCTGCTGGAATACGATGCCGAGGAAAAACGCTATGTCGCCATGCACCATCCTTTCACCTCTCCTTTGGAGCAGGACCTCCCACTGCTGCAGACCGATCCTGGTGCAGTGCGGGCCCGCGCCTATGACCTGGTTCTCAACGGCAACGAAGTCGGAGGGGGTAGCATCCGCATTCACCAACGCCAGGTCCAGGAGAAGGTCTTCGACACCTTAAAGATATCTCCGGAAGAGGCCCAACAGAAGTTCGGCTTCCTGTTAGAGGCCCTGGAATACGGCGCTCCTCCTCATGGCGGCGTGGCCTTTGGATTTGACCGCCTGGTTATGATTCTGGCAGGGGCCAAGTCTATCCGAGAGGTTATCGCCTTTCCCAAAACGCAGAAGGCCACCTGTTTATTGACCCAGGCCCCCTCGGAGGTAGATGTAGCACAACTGCTGGAGTTGGGCATCCGCCTGGATCGCTAAGCACATTCGGACGGCGAAGGGGGGGGCAACGCGGTCTCTGACATTGCTTTTCCCGTAAAACACTCTATATTGTCAATAACACCTATAGTTTGGAGTTTCCAGTTTTGATATTAAAAGAAAAGGAAATATACTATAGACTTATCCCATAGATACGGATATTATTATTTCCTCTCGGAACTCGAAACTATAATACTATTTCAAGCTGGAGTAAAAACATGGCTCGCTGGAACAAGGAGCGTCGACTCCTGGATCATGAACACACTACTATCTGGCAACATCGCCTCATAGATGTGGATCAGCCCAATCTCATGCGGGAGATTTTTCCCTACGAAGAGATTGCCCGCATCGATTTCGATCATAAATTCGTCGTGCCCAGTCCCCCTAAACAGATGCTCATTACCGATACTACATTTCGGGATGGCCAACAGGCCCGCCCCCCGTATTCCGTACGACAGATTGTCGAAATCTTTGATATGTTGAATAAACTTTCTGGCCCCAGGGGGATTATCCGGCAGAGTGAATTCTTTCTTTACAGCAATAAGGACAAGGAAGCGGTCCAAAGCTGTATGGAGCGGGGTTATATGTATCCCGAAATTACCGGCTGGATTCGGGCTAAAGCCGAAGACCTGCCCCTGGTGAAGGACCTGGGCCTCAAGGAAACCGGTATCCTTACCTCGGTCTCCGATTACCATATCTTCTTCAAAATGGGCGGCAACCGACAGAAGATCATGGACCAATATTTAGGTATTGTCAAAGCCGCCCTGGATTTGGGGGTCATTCCCCGGTGCCACTTCGAAGACGTTACCAGGGCTGATACTTATGGGTTTTGTATCCCTTTTGCTTTGGAACTGATGAAATTGCGTCAGGAATACGGCATTGACGTTAAGATCCGCCTCTGCGACACCCTGGGCTACGGCGTCCCCTATGCCGGGGCCGCCCTGCCCCGGAGCGTCCCCCGCCTGATTCGGGCCTTCATTGAAGACGCCGGTGTTCCCGGCCATCTCCTGGAGTGGCATGGCCACAATGATTTTCACAAGGTCTTCATTAATGGCACTACTGCCTGGCTCTATGGCTGCGGCGCAGTCAACGGCGCCCTTTTGGGCTTTGGAGAAAGAACCGGCAACACCCCGATCGAGGCCTTGATTATTGAATATATCGCCTTCCGGGGGCAGAATGATGGCATCGATACGACGGTCATCACCGACATCGGCCGGTATTTTGAAAAGGAATTAAACTATCAGATACCGCATAACTATCCTTTTGTAGGCAAGGACTTCAACGCTACCAGCGCTGGCATCCACGCCGACGGCGTCCTGAAAAATCCGGAAATTTATAATATCTTCGATACCGAAAAGATTTTGAAACGTCCCCTGACGATCACCATCACCGACAAAACCGGCCGGGCCGGGGTGGTCCATTGGCTCAATTCCCGCTTGAATCTGGCCGGCGAAGCCAGAGTTGACAAACGCCATCCCGCCGTTGTCAAGATCAATAATAAAATTAATGATATGTATGAAGCTGGCCGTATTACCTCCATTTCCAATGAGGAGATGGAGAGCTTAGCCCGCAAGTATCTGCCGGAATACTTTGTCTCCGAATTCGATCTCTTAAAGGCCAAAGCCGAACACCTGGCCGCCGCCCTGGCCGAAGAACTGGCCGAGCATGAAGCAATTCGTTCCATGGATCCGATACGCCAGGAACCGGTCATGCAGGCCACCCTTGATGCCAATCCCTTCATCCAGTTTATGTATATCACCAACCTGGACGGACAGAAGACAACGCGCAACATTACTCACATAACTGATCGGGCCAAATATGAGACAGCTCATATGGACGAAGATCTGTCCAACCGCGATTGGTTTATCAATCCCTTGAAAAGCGGCAAGGTATTTGTCTCCGATTTTTACACCTCGCGCTTTACCGGAGCGCTTTGCATTACTGTCAGCGTTCCTATCCGCAATGAAGAAGATGAAATGCAGGGCGTCCTGGGTCTGGATATCCGTTTTAAAGACCTGGCCAAGATGGAAAGAGATGGGGAGATTTAGGGAACAGTAAGTTAAGTATTTGGTGCACGATTGGGCGCTCCGGGAGGGGCGCCCTCTTTGTGTACCGGGCAGATGATCGGATGCCCCGGGGCTATCTGAAGTAGCCAATGATATAATTGAGAGCCAGATAAAGCAGAATAGCCGCCAATAGTAGCTTAATCAATTTTGCCGGGACAAACTTCTGGGTGCGGGCTCCTAAATACATACCAGCTATTCCTCCCAACCCGAAAAGGATACCCAATAGCCAGTCAGGAGAAACGGCCTGTTGTGGATACCAGGGAGCGATGAACATATAAAAGCCTACCCCCGCTATCGAGGTGATGAAGGTTCCCATCAGGGCAGCGCCAGCCACGGTATAAACCGGCAGTCCGAAAACGGCCACAAAAAAGGGGGCAATGATGGCCCCGCCGCCGATGCCGTATGTCCCCCCCACAATCCCCACGATAAAACTCAAGGCAAAAATCCCCCACGTGGAAAACTCAAAACATTCTCCGTAGAATTCATAAGCAATGCGAGTCGCAGTAAACTTCTTGGTGCATACTACTGCTTCGGGAGGCAATCCGGCGGCGACCCGGCTTCGGGAAGCCTGTTTCATGGCAGCAACCCGTTCGCTAAATTTTGCCTCCAGGGCCTTCATGCTGGGACGGGGGCGCCAAAGGTCGTTCATGAGGCGAAGACCGATATAGAGCAGGACACATCCGGCAAACAGCTTAAAGGCTTTTGGGTCCGGCAGGTACTGGATGCGGAGAAAGGCCCCGATAAATACTCCCGGCAGCGTCGCCGCGATTACTACCCAGGTTAAAGGCCAGGCCATCCGGCCTTCTCGGATATAGCGATAGACGCCGCTCGGGATGGCGACAACATTGAAGACCAGGTTGGTGGGGCTGACCGCCGGGCTGGTAAAACCTAGAACACTTACCTGAAATGGCAGGAGCAAAAAAGCTCCGGAAACACCGCCCATAGAGGTGAAGAAAGAGACAACCAGGGCGACCAGAAAAGGCACGGCAGGATTGGTTTCAACGCCGCTGACAGGAAAAATCATGGCAAATCCTTTGTTACAAAGAAAGCAAGTTTCGCCTAGGCCAGGAAATCATATCGCTTTACCAAACGGCGGCTGCGGTACCAAAAGATCGGTAGCGCAGAACTCCAGGTCTGCGTCATGCGATGAGGAATGAGCTACATGGAAAAAACTTCGGGACAATATAACAAGCCTCTGCTAGCAACAAAACATTTTTATAAGGCGCAAATGCTTTTTGATAGAATAAGAATTAGTTAGCGGCTCTTAGGTCTGGAATGCCGCAAAATCACACTACAGTGCTAGGGATTGTCCAGCTGGAAATATTTCCTTACCGCTCGAAAGAGGGCAGCGGCTATTTTCTTCTGATAAGCTGGATTTCTTAATTGCACTTCCGCCTCTCTGTTCTTGATGATGCCGCATTCAAATAATACGGCGGGCATGGCTGCTTTTTTAAGCACGATGAGGTTGTTGTATTTATAAATGCCACGGGAGCGGTCGATCAGGTCCTTGTCGCCGCCGGTAAATTTCTCGGCGTGATGTAGAGTGGGGCAGAAGCCGGCGTTTAACATCTCCGTACCCAGGATAATGGCAAAGGTCAGGCTATCGTTCGGACAGACGTTCTTTTCAGAATAAAAGATGGAGTGTCCGGTAAATTTGTCGCAATAGGGCATGATTTCCCCCTGGAAACACCAGAGGGATAGATCTTTGGGTTCCACGGAATCGTGATGAATAGAGACAAGCAGATTGGCCGCCCGGCTGTTTGCGAGGGCAGCTCTGCCGGCCAGGGAGATGTCAGACCCGGTTTCGTTGATGATAAATGACTTTTCAAAACGCTGGTCACCTCGGAGCATCGTATACACCAGGGCGGCGATGGTCTTATTGAAGAGGTATTCCGCACGTCCTCTGGCGCTGATAGCGCCGGGACGTTCAGGAGTATGCCCGATATCGATGGCAACGACGGCATCCTTGGCCCAGCAGTCGCCGCTGAGCCAGATCA is a window from the Desulfobacca acetoxidans DSM 11109 genome containing:
- the ribD gene encoding bifunctional diaminohydroxyphosphoribosylaminopyrimidine deaminase/5-amino-6-(5-phosphoribosylamino)uracil reductase RibD — translated: MSVTILNTEDQRYMALALKLAARGVGCTSPNPMVGAVVVRDGYIVGRGYHRRYGGPHAEVEALRQAGSQADGATLYVTLEPCNHYGQTPPCTEAILAAGIRRVVIANSDPNPHVAGGGAAYLQSKGLLVQSGLLAKAGSRLNEAFFKAMTIGQPFVIAKAAASLDGKIATRTNDSQWITGAPARTWVHRLRHQVDAILVGVGTVMADDPQLTTRLPRGQGKDPIRLVLDSRLRLPLNAKVLTQISAAPTWMVCTPSAPSEKITAIQELGAEVIITPAIENRVELRTLLKILGERRIQSLLVEGGAEVQGAFFDAGLVDKFHLFLAPKFIGGRQAPGILGGLGASRLAEAQLAHDLSIRRIGEDILISGYLTTPAG
- the hisS gene encoding histidine--tRNA ligase; the encoded protein is MIKAVRGMKDLLPPETARWHYLETVARAVFVSYGFQEIRLPLLERTELFSRSIGASTDIVEKEMYTFLDRRGESMTLRPEATASVVRAFIENRLDQGAEVKKYFTMGPMFRYERPQKGRYRQFHQINCEAIGGEAPELDAELILLLMEIFRRLKVTGLELVVNSLGCPQCRPAYLMELTALFARGLRDLCPDCQRRSAANPLRVFDCKSKTCQELLAQVPTISDKLCDNCQRHEARVLELLDRFQVPYRRNPRLVRGLDYYTRTAFEVVTTQLGAQDAVAGGGRYNGLIKDLGGPDLPAIGFAIGQERLATLLSQQDADLLQQPLLFVAVLGEAARDRAFELVQALRHQGYVADLDFTNRSLKAQMTMANRRGAAWVLILGDQELADGRAPLKDMRRGEQHLVSLDTLPQILADLQPELKGV
- the aspS gene encoding aspartate--tRNA ligase, which codes for MLDSLDGMQRTHSCGGLRLDDLNKEVILMGWVQRRRDHGGLIFVDLRDREGLTQVVFNPEVNDLAHAKADILRSEFVIAIRGVVIARPEGMANPSLPTGEIEVAASELRLLNTSLTPPYELEDFKLDTSEAIRLRYRYLDLRRPGLMRNLRLRHRAAQVVRNYLNQQGFIEVETPVLTRSTPEGARDYLVPSRTNPGRFFALPQSPQLFKQLLMMAGLERYYQLCRCFRDEDLRADRQPEFTQIDMEMSFISEEDIYDVVEGMMAILFKEILGREVTLPFPRLTYAECISRFGVDRPDRRFGLELVEVTDLVAGSDFRTFADVAARGGVVKAINGKGLARLPRKELDELTGFVGIYGAKGLAWIKLTPTGWQSPLTKFFTPEQQAAINDRLQARQGDLLMFVADIPQIVHTALGQLRLHLGKKEHLILPETYDFCWVTHFPLLEYDAEEKRYVAMHHPFTSPLEQDLPLLQTDPGAVRARAYDLVLNGNEVGGGSIRIHQRQVQEKVFDTLKISPEEAQQKFGFLLEALEYGAPPHGGVAFGFDRLVMILAGAKSIREVIAFPKTQKATCLLTQAPSEVDVAQLLELGIRLDR
- a CDS encoding triose-phosphate isomerase gives rise to the protein MARWNKERRLLDHEHTTIWQHRLIDVDQPNLMREIFPYEEIARIDFDHKFVVPSPPKQMLITDTTFRDGQQARPPYSVRQIVEIFDMLNKLSGPRGIIRQSEFFLYSNKDKEAVQSCMERGYMYPEITGWIRAKAEDLPLVKDLGLKETGILTSVSDYHIFFKMGGNRQKIMDQYLGIVKAALDLGVIPRCHFEDVTRADTYGFCIPFALELMKLRQEYGIDVKIRLCDTLGYGVPYAGAALPRSVPRLIRAFIEDAGVPGHLLEWHGHNDFHKVFINGTTAWLYGCGAVNGALLGFGERTGNTPIEALIIEYIAFRGQNDGIDTTVITDIGRYFEKELNYQIPHNYPFVGKDFNATSAGIHADGVLKNPEIYNIFDTEKILKRPLTITITDKTGRAGVVHWLNSRLNLAGEARVDKRHPAVVKINNKINDMYEAGRITSISNEEMESLARKYLPEYFVSEFDLLKAKAEHLAAALAEELAEHEAIRSMDPIRQEPVMQATLDANPFIQFMYITNLDGQKTTRNITHITDRAKYETAHMDEDLSNRDWFINPLKSGKVFVSDFYTSRFTGALCITVSVPIRNEEDEMQGVLGLDIRFKDLAKMERDGEI
- a CDS encoding sulfite exporter TauE/SafE family protein — its product is MIFPVSGVETNPAVPFLVALVVSFFTSMGGVSGAFLLLPFQVSVLGFTSPAVSPTNLVFNVVAIPSGVYRYIREGRMAWPLTWVVIAATLPGVFIGAFLRIQYLPDPKAFKLFAGCVLLYIGLRLMNDLWRPRPSMKALEAKFSERVAAMKQASRSRVAAGLPPEAVVCTKKFTATRIAYEFYGECFEFSTWGIFALSFIVGIVGGTYGIGGGAIIAPFFVAVFGLPVYTVAGAALMGTFITSIAGVGFYMFIAPWYPQQAVSPDWLLGILFGLGGIAGMYLGARTQKFVPAKLIKLLLAAILLYLALNYIIGYFR
- a CDS encoding N-acetylmuramoyl-L-alanine amidase family protein, producing the protein MQLNKSWPPVFFLILRCLWGLGGLIWLSGDCWAKDAVVAIDIGHTPERPGAISARGRAEYLFNKTIAALVYTMLRGDQRFEKSFIINETGSDISLAGRAALANSRAANLLVSIHHDSVEPKDLSLWCFQGEIMPYCDKFTGHSIFYSEKNVCPNDSLTFAIILGTEMLNAGFCPTLHHAEKFTGGDKDLIDRSRGIYKYNNLIVLKKAAMPAVLFECGIIKNREAEVQLRNPAYQKKIAAALFRAVRKYFQLDNP